One Pseudomonas sp. C27(2019) DNA window includes the following coding sequences:
- the atpB gene encoding F0F1 ATP synthase subunit A, which produces MANSNAEYIQHHLQNLTFGKIDGTWRVAQNTQEINEMGFMAIHLDTMFMSLLMGFIFLFVFRKVAKRANSGVPTGMQNFVEIFVEFVQNMVRETFYGRSALIAPLALTIFMWILLMNSLKWIPIDVIPGLAGMLGIEYFKYVPTADPNATFGISIGVFILIVFYSIKINGFGGFAKQLSFTPFNHWTLIPFNLVLEILGLLTKPFSLALRLFGNMYAGEVVFILIALLPFWIQWSLYGPWAIFHILVIPLQAFIFMVLSIIYLSSAHETH; this is translated from the coding sequence ATGGCAAATAGCAATGCTGAGTATATCCAGCACCACTTGCAAAACTTAACCTTTGGCAAAATTGATGGTACTTGGCGCGTTGCCCAGAATACTCAAGAGATAAACGAAATGGGTTTTATGGCAATCCATTTAGACACCATGTTTATGTCTTTGCTGATGGGTTTTATTTTTCTATTTGTTTTTAGAAAAGTAGCTAAGCGTGCGAACTCAGGCGTACCAACAGGGATGCAAAATTTCGTTGAGATTTTTGTAGAGTTTGTACAAAATATGGTGCGCGAAACCTTCTATGGTCGCAGCGCCTTAATAGCACCACTAGCGCTTACGATTTTCATGTGGATCCTGTTGATGAACAGTCTGAAATGGATTCCCATTGACGTAATACCTGGGCTTGCCGGTATGCTAGGTATCGAATACTTCAAATATGTTCCAACTGCAGATCCAAATGCGACCTTTGGTATATCTATTGGCGTATTCATTTTGATTGTATTCTATAGCATCAAGATCAATGGCTTTGGTGGTTTTGCCAAGCAGCTTTCCTTCACGCCATTTAATCATTGGACGTTAATCCCATTTAACTTGGTTCTTGAAATATTAGGCCTGTTAACCAAACCATTTAGCCTTGCATTACGTTTGTTCGGTAACATGTATGCAGGTGAAGTTGTATTTATTTTGATTGCGCTGCTGCCTTTTTGGATTCAGTGGTCGCTGTACGGGCCTTGGGCGATATTCCATATACTGGTAATCCCGCTTCAAGCCTTTATTTTCATGGTGCTGTCGATCATTTACTTGAGCTCGGCCCACGAAACCCATTGA
- a CDS encoding glycosyl hydrolase: MSETPSASRRQFFSKILATDTQAPNRAAWHRVPEVGAGDGDVLWSGLVINNNLMVVGDEGMVIRYNGVADSEGKFWQHMEVPTRLPLHGIWGQSLDNIFAVGWMGCILHFDGEQWRSLRGGVIEEKTERFASCEENTPLFAIDGNQQGQAWAVGDNGIILYFDGQTWQREESPTKINLRAVVCAADNMVYAAGGEGTVLRRDEHGQWTDLKCPLGSGFQTLLIMNDGSLLLGGGRYFVDQGGFRGELVLYKDGVFKALKFNEVMPRLRAIKAYKDGILIVGDKGHLYYLNNWRIDKLESNTRHDLMDIIPLSTGEALVVGDFGTIMTAAEDFTLALAPPPQEAEKSTWQTLSSPSKKQLWNITEGNDGYCYASGEAGTVLRIKGDQCEQLPAPSDLAVHCLWDTGKGLFAAGQAGRIYRFDGEQWTLHFDLHLDVTILAMWGSSPNSIYAVGDEGLVLHFDGLRWQRMPSGTKSALYSLWAWDNEHLLAPGDFGLMLRYNGKEWAEFNIGSESFLYGVWGDSLSNIYTVGLSGTMAHFNGQRWQQMPTRLREDLLAISGSKQAGAFAVGTKGCVLRLDADQWVTESSGTTAGLRSVCATETGAVYAVGDRGTIILRPC; the protein is encoded by the coding sequence ATGAGCGAAACCCCTTCAGCAAGCCGTCGTCAATTTTTCAGCAAAATCCTAGCCACCGATACCCAAGCACCAAACCGTGCTGCATGGCATCGAGTGCCTGAGGTCGGTGCAGGTGACGGAGATGTGTTGTGGTCAGGTTTAGTGATCAATAATAATTTGATGGTAGTTGGTGATGAAGGCATGGTGATCCGCTATAACGGCGTAGCGGATAGTGAGGGAAAGTTCTGGCAGCATATGGAGGTACCCACACGCTTACCTTTACATGGCATCTGGGGACAATCATTAGACAATATTTTTGCTGTAGGCTGGATGGGCTGCATCTTGCACTTTGATGGAGAGCAATGGCGCAGCTTACGCGGTGGTGTCATTGAAGAAAAAACTGAACGCTTTGCCTCTTGTGAAGAAAATACTCCATTATTTGCTATTGATGGAAATCAGCAAGGTCAGGCTTGGGCGGTCGGTGATAACGGTATAATTTTATATTTTGATGGGCAAACATGGCAACGTGAAGAGAGCCCGACAAAAATAAACCTACGAGCAGTAGTGTGTGCGGCCGATAATATGGTGTATGCAGCGGGCGGCGAAGGCACTGTTTTAAGGCGTGATGAGCACGGCCAATGGACTGATCTAAAATGCCCTTTAGGTTCAGGCTTCCAAACCCTATTGATTATGAATGATGGCAGTTTACTGCTAGGTGGTGGCCGTTACTTTGTTGACCAAGGCGGCTTTCGTGGTGAGTTAGTCCTTTATAAAGATGGCGTATTCAAAGCGCTCAAATTCAATGAAGTCATGCCACGTCTGCGTGCCATCAAAGCTTATAAAGACGGCATATTGATTGTCGGTGATAAAGGCCACCTGTACTACCTAAATAACTGGCGCATCGATAAGCTTGAAAGTAATACGCGACATGACCTAATGGATATCATTCCCTTATCAACCGGTGAAGCATTGGTAGTAGGTGATTTCGGTACCATTATGACCGCAGCAGAGGATTTTACTCTAGCCTTAGCGCCACCACCGCAAGAAGCTGAGAAAAGCACTTGGCAAACATTATCATCACCCAGTAAAAAACAGCTTTGGAACATTACCGAAGGCAACGATGGTTATTGTTACGCCAGTGGTGAAGCCGGTACTGTGTTACGCATCAAAGGCGATCAATGTGAGCAACTGCCTGCGCCCAGTGACTTAGCAGTGCATTGTCTATGGGACACCGGTAAAGGTTTATTTGCTGCTGGACAGGCTGGTCGTATTTATCGTTTTGATGGTGAACAATGGACATTGCATTTTGACCTTCACCTTGATGTCACAATTCTAGCGATGTGGGGCAGCAGCCCAAATTCAATTTATGCAGTAGGCGATGAAGGTTTAGTCCTACATTTTGATGGCTTACGCTGGCAACGCATGCCTAGCGGTACAAAGTCGGCATTGTACAGCTTATGGGCTTGGGACAATGAGCACCTTTTAGCGCCTGGTGATTTTGGTCTGATGCTGCGTTATAACGGCAAAGAATGGGCTGAGTTTAATATTGGCAGCGAGAGTTTTCTCTATGGTGTTTGGGGTGATAGCCTCAGTAACATCTATACCGTTGGTTTATCAGGCACTATGGCGCACTTTAATGGCCAGCGCTGGCAGCAAATGCCAACTCGCCTGCGCGAAGACCTTTTAGCTATTTCTGGCTCTAAACAAGCAGGTGCTTTTGCTGTTGGCACAAAAGGCTGTGTGCTACGTTTAGACGCCGATCAGTGGGTCACTGAGTCAAGCGGTACAACTGCCGGTTTACGCTCAGTGTGTGCCACCGAGACTGGTGCCGTCTATGCTGTTGGTGATCGCGGTACTATCATTTTGCGCCCCTGTTAA
- a CDS encoding P-loop NTPase: MSVSTFPARDPLALVPEDCGRGHACQFCPEEEQCTLDKGQHEKRLIESRLAEIGQIIMVMANKGGVGKSTVSANLAAGLAAQGYSVGVADADIHGPNQSRFFGFVGERVRLSKQGLPAKAFNYEGLKYPVKVGSLAFMMETDDTPIVWRDAYKHDFMHHLIGSFDWGPLDFLVIDMPPGTGNELITLADMLEGHDVAALLATTPQEVALMDSIKAVRFCQERGLPLIGVVENMAGVTCPNCDEHFHVFPRAHLAEALAAADVESIAQIPLSLALSTASDSGIPAILSAPDSVEAQAFAPMVDACVKHAQAVFAEAAKHSLHEFSQASLPTAELEQALSAVPAEEQEALRQQLQDLLGSSNNPTS, translated from the coding sequence ATGTCGGTTTCCACTTTCCCCGCTCGCGATCCTTTGGCTTTAGTGCCTGAAGATTGTGGACGGGGCCACGCCTGTCAGTTTTGTCCGGAAGAAGAACAATGCACTCTGGATAAAGGTCAGCATGAAAAACGCTTGATTGAATCGCGTCTTGCTGAGATTGGTCAAATCATTATGGTCATGGCCAATAAAGGCGGTGTCGGTAAAAGTACAGTATCGGCAAACCTTGCTGCTGGCTTAGCGGCCCAAGGCTATAGCGTGGGTGTAGCTGATGCCGATATTCACGGACCCAACCAAAGCCGTTTCTTCGGCTTTGTGGGGGAGCGTGTGCGTTTAAGTAAGCAAGGACTGCCTGCAAAAGCCTTTAATTACGAGGGACTTAAATACCCTGTAAAAGTAGGCTCGTTAGCTTTTATGATGGAAACTGACGACACTCCCATTGTATGGCGTGATGCGTATAAACATGATTTTATGCACCATTTAATTGGTTCATTTGATTGGGGGCCGCTGGACTTCCTCGTCATTGATATGCCCCCCGGCACTGGTAATGAGCTGATTACTCTTGCCGATATGCTAGAAGGTCATGACGTAGCAGCACTTCTCGCCACTACTCCGCAAGAAGTGGCATTGATGGATAGTATAAAAGCTGTACGTTTTTGCCAAGAGCGTGGTTTACCTTTAATCGGTGTCGTTGAAAACATGGCTGGGGTCACCTGTCCAAATTGTGACGAACATTTCCATGTTTTCCCAAGGGCTCACCTTGCAGAGGCGCTTGCCGCCGCAGATGTTGAGTCTATCGCACAAATTCCCCTGTCTTTGGCGTTATCCACAGCTTCAGATAGCGGTATTCCGGCAATTCTATCCGCACCTGACAGCGTTGAAGCTCAGGCTTTTGCACCAATGGTCGATGCTTGCGTTAAGCATGCGCAAGCAGTTTTTGCAGAAGCAGCAAAACATTCATTACATGAATTTAGCCAAGCCAGCTTACCTACTGCAGAGTTGGAGCAGGCACTCAGCGCTGTGCCCGCAGAAGAGCAAGAAGCACTGCGCCAACAGTTACAAGATTTGCTAGGCAGCTCCAACAACCCAACATCATAA
- the rsmG gene encoding 16S rRNA (guanine(527)-N(7))-methyltransferase RsmG: MSVNTQHAQELAQGAQQLNVILSELQQQQLLQYLALLIKWNKAYNLTAVRNPDEMVSRHLLDSLSVAQYVEQYGSDWLDVGSGGGMPGVPLAIIFPQRKFTLLDSNGKKTRFLTQVKLELELDNLGVVHKRVEAFTPKRAFSGIISRAFSSLEDFTNWTRHLGDLKTHWLAMKGVHPDDELQALPEDFRLDSCQILKVPGCQGQRHLLILQRQE; encoded by the coding sequence ATGAGTGTGAATACACAGCATGCGCAGGAATTAGCGCAGGGTGCACAGCAACTTAATGTTATTTTGAGTGAGTTACAGCAACAACAACTGCTGCAGTATTTGGCTTTATTGATTAAGTGGAATAAAGCGTACAATTTAACTGCGGTACGCAACCCCGATGAAATGGTCTCACGGCACTTGCTCGACAGCCTCAGTGTTGCTCAGTATGTTGAGCAGTACGGCAGTGATTGGTTAGATGTTGGCAGTGGTGGTGGTATGCCGGGCGTGCCGTTGGCGATTATTTTTCCACAGCGAAAATTTACCCTGCTGGATTCTAACGGTAAAAAAACACGTTTTTTAACCCAGGTTAAACTGGAGTTAGAGTTGGATAACTTAGGTGTTGTTCACAAGCGAGTTGAAGCCTTTACCCCAAAACGGGCATTCTCTGGCATTATCTCGCGAGCTTTCAGCTCGCTTGAAGATTTTACCAATTGGACCCGCCACTTAGGTGACTTAAAAACACATTGGTTGGCGATGAAAGGCGTGCACCCTGATGATGAGCTGCAAGCATTGCCAGAAGATTTTCGTCTTGATAGTTGTCAGATTCTCAAAGTGCCAGGTTGCCAAGGGCAGCGGCATTTATTGATTTTACAGCGCCAAGAATAA
- the mnmG gene encoding tRNA uridine-5-carboxymethylaminomethyl(34) synthesis enzyme MnmG has product MDYPSRFDVIVIGGGHAGSEAALASARMGVKTLLLTHNIETLGQMSCNPAIGGIGKSHLVREIDALGGAMAIAADLSGIQFRVLNSRKGPAVRATRAQADRVLYKAAIREVLEHQPNLWIFQQAVEDLIVENEHVRGAVTQMGLRFFADNVVLTTGTFLGGLIHIGMQNYSGGRAGDPPANALAQRMRELPLRIDRLKTGTPPRIDARSVDFSVMTEQPGDTPLPVMSFLGRREQHPKQVSCWITHTNSKTHDIITRNLDRSPMYAGVIEGVGPRYCPSIEDKIHRFADKDSHQIFLEPEGLKTNELYPNGISTSLPFDVQLDLVHSIRGMENAHIIRPGYAIEYDYFDPRDLKYSLETKVIHGLFFAGQINGTTGYEEAGIQGLLAGSNAALRSQGKDSWHPRRDEAYLGVLIDDLITLGAQEPYRMFTSRAEYRLILREDNADMRLTEKGREIGLVDDHRWSVFEAKREAIAQEEQRLKDTWVRPGTPAGEAVMAKFNTPLTHEYNLLNLLARPEINYLDLVAVTGGGITDEQIAEQLEIKTKYAGYLDRQLDDIAKLRASEAVKLPLDMDYTVISGLSKEIQQKLIASRPETLGQASRIPGVTQAAVSLLMVHLKKRKATQSLEQADS; this is encoded by the coding sequence GTGGATTATCCTTCCCGTTTTGATGTGATCGTAATTGGTGGTGGCCATGCTGGTTCTGAAGCCGCGCTAGCTTCGGCACGAATGGGCGTGAAAACGTTATTGCTAACACACAATATCGAAACCCTCGGACAAATGAGCTGTAATCCAGCCATTGGCGGAATCGGTAAAAGCCATTTAGTCAGAGAAATTGATGCCCTTGGTGGTGCAATGGCTATTGCAGCGGATCTGAGTGGTATTCAATTTAGAGTTTTAAATAGCCGCAAAGGACCAGCAGTGCGAGCCACTCGTGCACAAGCTGACCGTGTTCTTTACAAAGCTGCGATTCGTGAAGTGTTAGAGCATCAACCCAATTTGTGGATTTTCCAGCAAGCAGTTGAAGATTTAATTGTTGAAAATGAACATGTGCGCGGTGCAGTCACACAAATGGGTTTGCGTTTCTTTGCAGATAACGTAGTGCTAACCACCGGAACATTCCTTGGTGGTTTGATTCATATTGGTATGCAAAATTATTCAGGCGGTCGTGCCGGTGATCCACCCGCCAACGCCTTAGCTCAGCGCATGCGTGAGTTACCGTTACGTATTGATCGTTTAAAAACCGGTACACCACCGCGAATTGATGCACGTTCAGTGGATTTTTCTGTGATGACTGAACAACCTGGTGACACACCGTTACCGGTTATGTCTTTTTTAGGTCGTCGCGAACAACACCCTAAGCAAGTCAGTTGCTGGATTACCCATACCAACAGCAAAACCCATGACATCATCACTAGAAACCTTGATCGTTCACCCATGTATGCCGGCGTGATTGAGGGGGTTGGTCCACGTTACTGCCCATCCATTGAAGACAAGATTCACCGCTTTGCCGATAAAGACAGCCATCAGATCTTTCTAGAACCTGAAGGTTTAAAAACCAATGAGCTGTACCCTAATGGTATTTCAACATCCTTGCCGTTTGATGTTCAGCTGGATCTGGTACATTCGATTCGTGGAATGGAAAATGCGCACATCATTCGCCCTGGTTATGCCATCGAGTATGATTATTTTGATCCGCGCGACTTAAAATACAGCTTAGAAACTAAAGTAATTCACGGTTTATTTTTTGCTGGACAGATTAACGGCACCACGGGTTACGAAGAAGCCGGTATCCAAGGCTTATTAGCCGGAAGTAACGCTGCTTTACGTTCACAGGGTAAAGACAGCTGGCATCCACGCCGCGATGAAGCCTATTTGGGTGTATTGATTGATGATTTGATTACCCTTGGTGCGCAAGAACCTTATCGCATGTTTACTTCACGCGCGGAGTACCGTTTGATTTTGCGTGAAGACAATGCCGATATGCGCTTAACTGAAAAAGGCCGTGAAATTGGTTTAGTCGATGACCACCGTTGGTCAGTTTTTGAAGCCAAGCGTGAAGCTATTGCGCAAGAAGAGCAGCGCCTAAAAGATACCTGGGTCCGTCCAGGGACGCCTGCTGGTGAAGCAGTGATGGCCAAATTTAATACGCCATTGACTCACGAGTATAATTTATTGAATTTGCTGGCGCGCCCTGAAATCAATTACCTTGATTTAGTTGCAGTGACCGGTGGGGGTATCACTGACGAGCAAATAGCTGAGCAATTGGAAATTAAAACCAAATATGCTGGTTATCTCGATCGCCAGTTGGATGACATTGCTAAACTGCGAGCCAGTGAAGCGGTAAAGTTACCACTGGATATGGATTACACTGTGATTTCTGGATTATCCAAAGAAATTCAGCAAAAACTCATAGCCAGTCGTCCTGAAACTTTAGGACAGGCCTCACGTATTCCAGGTGTCACGCAAGCAGCGGTATCTTTGTTGATGGTGCATTTGAAAAAACGCAAGGCTACGCAATCGTTGGAGCAAGCAGATTCATGA
- a CDS encoding F0F1 ATP synthase subunit I yields the protein MAIRNKTPFYQLPAFRTLVIQLVVVTLLTIVCAATQGVIAAYSVLIGGMIALIANAYFTYKAFQLYGARSMEAIVQSFWAGQVGKMVVTAVLFALVFIAVKPFNVVLLFLGYILIQLTSVVSLFLSKNW from the coding sequence GTGGCCATACGCAACAAAACGCCGTTTTATCAGCTGCCCGCGTTTCGAACACTCGTTATACAGTTAGTCGTTGTTACATTGTTGACCATAGTATGTGCGGCGACACAAGGTGTGATTGCAGCATACTCGGTGCTAATAGGCGGTATGATTGCTTTGATAGCCAATGCCTATTTCACGTATAAAGCCTTTCAGCTTTATGGTGCACGCTCAATGGAAGCGATTGTCCAGTCATTTTGGGCAGGGCAGGTAGGAAAGATGGTCGTAACAGCAGTGCTTTTTGCACTGGTGTTTATAGCAGTGAAGCCTTTCAATGTAGTGCTATTGTTTTTAGGCTACATTTTGATTCAGCTGACCTCAGTGGTTTCACTCTTTTTAAGTAAAAACTGGTAA
- a CDS encoding ParB/RepB/Spo0J family partition protein, with protein sequence MAVKKRGLGRGLDALLGGATANTLQEQAKQVDANELEHLNVESIQCGKYQPRGDMDQTRLEELAQSIKAQGVMQPIVVRLIAKNTYEIIAGERRWRAAKIAGLKSIPAMVRNVSDQAAIAMALIENIQREDLSPVEEAVALQRLQKEFELTQQEVANAVGKSRATIANLLRLLGLPDEIKTLLAHGDLEMGHARALLGLPVDKQVEAARHVVAKGLTVRQTEAMVRTILAGKPEKEKTTVDPDVKRLEQKLAERLGAQVQIKHGAKGKGQLVIKYGSLDELQGVLAHIN encoded by the coding sequence ATGGCGGTTAAAAAACGCGGTCTCGGACGAGGGCTAGATGCTTTATTGGGTGGCGCAACGGCTAATACCTTGCAAGAGCAAGCCAAACAAGTGGATGCTAATGAATTAGAGCATTTAAATGTAGAGTCTATTCAGTGCGGTAAGTATCAACCGCGTGGCGACATGGATCAGACGCGTCTTGAAGAGTTGGCGCAATCGATCAAAGCACAGGGTGTTATGCAGCCGATAGTGGTGCGCCTGATTGCTAAGAATACATATGAAATTATTGCTGGTGAGCGTCGCTGGCGTGCAGCAAAAATCGCCGGCTTAAAAAGCATTCCGGCGATGGTACGCAATGTCAGTGATCAAGCAGCGATTGCGATGGCACTGATTGAAAATATTCAGCGCGAAGATTTAAGCCCAGTAGAAGAAGCAGTCGCTTTGCAACGCTTGCAAAAAGAATTTGAATTAACCCAGCAGGAAGTGGCAAATGCTGTAGGCAAATCACGCGCCACCATAGCCAATTTATTACGACTACTGGGTTTGCCTGATGAGATTAAAACGCTATTGGCGCATGGTGATTTAGAAATGGGCCACGCGCGGGCTTTATTAGGTTTGCCTGTAGATAAACAAGTTGAAGCGGCGCGGCATGTTGTCGCAAAAGGACTGACAGTTCGACAAACAGAAGCTATGGTGCGTACTATTCTTGCTGGCAAACCTGAGAAAGAAAAAACAACTGTTGATCCTGATGTTAAGCGCCTAGAGCAAAAATTGGCTGAGCGTTTGGGCGCCCAAGTACAAATAAAGCATGGGGCAAAAGGAAAAGGGCAGTTGGTAATTAAATATGGCTCTCTAGATGAGTTACAGGGAGTTCTGGCTCATATCAATTAG
- a CDS encoding ethylbenzene dehydrogenase-related protein, whose protein sequence is MKLRHFLTGSLTLALSLATANVWADKSELNPNVEEIIPGQTVEVKHFSGSTYLRTQNDPDDLIWDRLPMYSTYLLPAPPVHQSVMLRYDQGGSTGKYIKFQVARTDERFYIRMNWKDDTENRGTTVDEFRDGVAVQFALEGPETSYMMGTGKDQPVNIWYWLADQDRVENLAAGGFGSTTILENQTVSGSSKYAPKQIKKDNTWYVVMSRPLKTTNKHDINFDRETIPMGFAVWQGNDTQRDGNKRITHNWILLDARAADKK, encoded by the coding sequence ATGAAATTGCGTCATTTTTTAACAGGCTCCTTAACTCTTGCACTCTCACTAGCAACAGCTAATGTTTGGGCTGATAAATCAGAACTAAACCCTAACGTTGAAGAAATAATACCCGGCCAAACAGTCGAGGTTAAACACTTCTCAGGGTCAACATACTTGCGTACTCAAAATGATCCTGATGATTTGATTTGGGATCGTTTACCGATGTATAGCACCTACTTACTGCCTGCACCACCTGTGCATCAGTCCGTAATGTTGCGCTATGATCAAGGCGGCTCAACTGGTAAGTATATTAAGTTTCAGGTGGCCCGCACCGATGAGCGCTTTTATATTCGCATGAATTGGAAAGACGATACTGAAAACCGTGGCACAACCGTTGATGAGTTCCGTGATGGCGTTGCCGTACAGTTTGCTCTTGAGGGGCCTGAAACATCCTACATGATGGGTACAGGTAAAGATCAGCCAGTTAATATATGGTACTGGCTCGCAGATCAAGATAGGGTTGAGAACTTAGCCGCTGGTGGTTTCGGCAGTACCACAATTTTAGAAAACCAGACAGTGTCTGGCTCTAGCAAATATGCACCGAAACAAATTAAGAAAGATAATACTTGGTATGTGGTAATGTCGCGGCCACTTAAAACGACTAACAAGCACGATATAAATTTTGATCGTGAAACCATCCCGATGGGCTTTGCTGTATGGCAGGGTAATGATACCCAGCGCGATGGTAACAAGCGTATAACCCATAATTGGATTTTACTTGACGCGCGCGCAGCTGATAAAAAATAA
- a CDS encoding ParA family protein has translation MGKVLAIANQKGGVGKTTTCINLAASLVATRRHVLLIDLDPQGNATMGSGIDKHSLQHSVLDVLTGQANLIDVIQFSEQGGYQLLPSNRDLTAAEVVLLDLPNKERRLLDALQPVRGNYDYILIDCPPSLSMLTINALVAADGVIIPMQCEYFALEGLTDLIGSIQRIAAELNPTLQIEGILRTMYDPRLSLTNDVSLQLKQHFGDTLYDTVIPRNVRLAEAPSHGLPVLAYDKQSRGALAYLALAGELSRRQRASQRAATRT, from the coding sequence ATGGGCAAGGTCTTGGCAATTGCCAACCAGAAAGGCGGTGTCGGTAAAACCACAACCTGTATTAACTTGGCTGCCTCATTAGTCGCTACGCGTCGTCACGTGCTGTTGATTGATCTTGACCCCCAAGGCAATGCCACCATGGGCAGTGGCATTGATAAGCACAGTTTGCAGCATTCAGTGTTGGACGTATTGACTGGACAAGCTAATCTTATTGATGTGATACAGTTTTCTGAACAAGGTGGTTATCAGCTGTTACCTTCAAACCGTGATTTAACGGCTGCTGAAGTGGTGTTACTTGATTTGCCAAACAAAGAGCGCCGCTTACTTGATGCCTTACAGCCGGTGCGCGGCAATTATGATTATATTTTAATTGATTGCCCACCATCCTTGAGCATGCTCACAATCAATGCCTTAGTGGCTGCCGATGGAGTGATTATTCCAATGCAGTGTGAGTATTTTGCCTTAGAAGGTTTAACCGACTTGATTGGTAGTATTCAGCGCATTGCTGCAGAGCTTAATCCGACGCTGCAAATAGAAGGTATTTTACGAACCATGTATGATCCGCGGTTAAGTTTGACCAATGATGTCTCGCTGCAATTAAAACAGCATTTTGGTGACACGCTGTATGACACAGTCATTCCACGCAATGTGCGTTTAGCTGAAGCACCCAGTCATGGGTTGCCGGTTTTGGCATATGACAAACAGTCTCGTGGAGCATTAGCTTATTTAGCGCTAGCAGGCGAGTTATCACGCCGCCAGCGCGCCAGTCAGCGTGCTGCAACACGCACATAA